In Brassica napus cultivar Da-Ae chromosome C2, Da-Ae, whole genome shotgun sequence, the sequence AAACCACTCGTTGAGAAGAGGAGCGATCAAAGCCCCAAAACAGGACATACAAGGACCAATGAAATCAGGCTATGAACAGCCAAACAGTGCAAATCAACAGATCTGGCGAAACCAATAAAGACCCTCACCAATCGAAGCATATCTGCCCTTTAAGACTTCAAACTCAACAAATCAAACGAGGACCAGCGGGAATCTCAGATCTACACCAATAAAAACAGCAAAGCCTAAAAACCAACACTACACACAACAAGAAACCGACGCCAGCACTATCTAAGCCGCCGTACGCCGGTCCCCACAAGAGAGCTCGAAACGGAAGGGATGCAGTCTACGCATCGGGAGAGAAAGTTGGGGTTCTTTTTAACAAACCTaataaaaatgagttttaagtttcttatattttgtattcttGTCTTCGTAATTTTCTAAAAGAAGACgttgtttgatttatttacgagaaaagacaaaaatagcactaaatcaaatttttgttctcaaactagcacttaaggtcaaaagtcacaaaaatagcacttaatgttttatcaaaagaaaaaaataaatatttataccacTATAGTAAATTAGtgtagacattagggtttagagttaaggggtggggtttgagatttagggtttagggtttagagtttagggtttagggtttagagttgagaattgagattttggggataagatttcaaattttgaaaaataaaaaaaatttaaatttttcaaaaaataaaatgctattttggtcattttagtttttgagtgttatttttgtgatataaacttagaaatgtgctattttggagatttgccctttatttattatgaaaggaaaaataaaaaaatcaagccATGAAAATACACAGTGTGCTCAAATTAGTATAAAAAGCAAATTTGGTCATTTGCTTGTAATAAAAGCATTTTTCATACCGATTGTTAGGCCATGGACAGATTTGAATATTCGGAAaatttaaggtatccggatccggatctatCGGGATTCGTAGATTTAAtattcggatccggatttgtggcTTATGGATATCCAAATTTTAGATATCCGTCTAGATATTATATTATCCATGGATATTCGGATCcgtaaaaacaaattttaaaatattaatattctaaaaataatacataaattaaaaattatacaaaatttataaatatacatataaaaatactaatattCTAGAAATAATACATAGATCTGTTGCACAAAGAGCAGCATTTGGCTCTTGGTCGCTGTGATGTGAATGGAAAGAAAAATAACGGTGGATCTAAAGAGAACCAAAGAAAGCAGTATCCCGAGAGTTGTGTCTTGACGTGACGTGTGAAGACTTGGTTAGGTAGAAAACGCTCTATGTTATCAAGGAGACTGAGACTGTTGAATCTGATCAAGGTGTGACGTGGATTCTCCTAGTGATGATCATCCAGAGACGAAGCTGAGTGTCTACTGAAGCTTATTATTATGTAAGCATATGTATATGCAGGGCCGTGCCTGATACTAAGTAGATCAAGCATTGGCTTTGGGgccaacaaaaaaatatttattttaggggCTAAGAATAAGTGAAGTTTCTCTTTAGGCCAACATTATCGGTTAGTCCCTTAAGGGTTCCTAAGGAGGGGGAGGGGCCACAAAACATCAGGACCgaggaaaaaagaagagaaaaagtcCCTAAATAAGGGACAAATGAGGTGAGTCCCTGTGAGTCCTTGTACTATTCATTTGGAGACTTTCATTTGGGGACCTATTGATAATGTTGCCCTTAGTTCTGGTGGCAAAAGTTAGATATGTAACAGCGGGAGGTTATAGGTTCGAATAACATGGGAACCaccttttaatattttcatgttttatttagataatgggccaaaatatttttttttgcttctggaTCCGAAATTTTTAGGCCCGGCcctgtatatgtatatgtataataaGAGTATATTGACACACTGACACATAATATTCTATCATTTTGTAACGTCTAACTGGTTATTTCTCTTATTACCCCATATTCAAATCAGAGTAAGAAAGGTGTGCTGAAAAGAGGACATACCCACATCGGAAGTATGTGAATAAAAGTATCTCAAAGGTAAATCATGAAAAGTAAATTTGAAGCAATGGTAAAGTGACACGCGGTGTGAGCGTATTTCAACGAGTTTAAAAAGGTGAGACATCTGCTTGAAAGTAAATCCCAATCGATGAACCGATCACTCTCTTCCTTtccttgattttttttacttttcctgATATTATCTTACCATGAAATTAGTAACACTGTAGCGACATTAAATATTCGGTTATAAGTCAACGGAATATTAGTTCAGCCGTCACAAAGTAATGAAGACGAACTCTGAGTGTGGGAAACAGCAGATTCAATGTTTCTCATTGCGAAATACTTTTTCATTAGTGGTGGAATACTTTACTCAAACGTGAACACCCAGCATTACATTTTAGAAGCGAAGGTTGTTAGTATGGTGGAATACTTTTTTATTAGTGGAATACTTTAACGTACGCGAATGTGAACACTTAGCATTACATTTTAGAACCAAGgcaagttttgttttgtttattgttcCCTAATTGTTCTTCAAACTTTGATTATAGTTGGGTGAACCCCAACAATTAATCTCAACTATCTGATCATTTACGCAGACCGTTTAAAATCAAACGTACTATAAATTTAAGATCAATATTGTCTCAATAAGTATAATTAATCATAGCTATCTTGatatttaatattatgtatatatatatatatatattactatattaGCTATCATAATATTACTGAACCTAATATTCTGatataatattaagaaaatcattaaacaATCGTAAGTACCGTATATTGATCCAAATAGTATAATGTGAAgaatgtaaattttgtaaacaaaaaaaaaagaacactaaaagaacaaaacaaaggAAATATGAATTGTACCCGTTGTATTACCCCATAAATGTGAAAGTGTTTCTTATAGCTAATAACTATATATGACTGATACTACTAATTAATTTACAGTAATTAAGACTATTCTATAATGTTCTGAGTGACGTTATTATTGTAAATCAAAGGAAAAATCTCAAAAAGAAATGTTTCAGCCGAAATCACATACAAGTAAATATTTGTTCGTTTAGAATATTGGAAGATTACATGACAATAGATGCACTAATTATCACTAGTGATGATACTTGTGCCGACACCACGTGCGATCCCCACTTGCGCATGACAGCAGCAAGCATTGATTcgttaacttttgtttttttgttgtctTTTCTTTTCCGTATAATTACCAACTTCCAAACAGAATTACAGCACAAATTCTCAACCATGAGGGATCtgcatacaaaaaaaatagatactaTTACTCAGTGGGGGAGTCAGAAATTTTTTGTACCAGaatcgaaaaaaaaatcaaaaacataatttatcaACCACAAAAACTACAAATGTACTCTAATCACACTTTTTTTTCTGTTGAATGTAAGaatttattcaaacaaaaaacatttgtACAATGACTGATTCTTTGTTTAGAGTGTTCtgtgtttttagattttttttttaaaaaacataggAACAATGAATAAAATCAAAGCTCAATTTCTATCTTTAAAATCTTCTCAAACTCAACCACAAGACTATAGCATTTCCATTCTACGCACACTCAtagctcaatttttttttaaaagtagtggggtcagctgaccccctCCTCTTATGCTGCCTCTGCCCCTGCTACTACTACTAAAAACTAGAAGTGAGTAAACTAAGTAAAAAGCAATAAGACTACAGGAGGCCGACCAGCTGACCGGCGAGTGAGAATATCAAGCTTGGCTCTAATCTAGATAGAGATGCCAGCAACCCGAGCAGAGGCCGGACGAGTCAATCTGAGTGAAGCCTTGCATTTCGTTCTTTCCATATGAAGTACATGGAAGCTTAGAACGCAAGCTTGATGATTAACGAAACATTAGCATTTCCCGGCGTCTTTTTAACCCATCTGAGACCTGCCTCAAATGATGAAAGAGGAGAAAGATCACAGCATGAATAGAAAAAAAGACCAGGCCTGAGTACTGAAATTGTAGTCGAAGAAGAGATGTTGGGGCGACTCCGGTGCTTGACCGCACAACACACACAAGTTCGGAACTGATAAACCTCACAATATCATCTATCTTTCGAAGGTAATCTGTCACGAGCAGAGACCCATGTGAGAAAAGCATGCTTAAGAATAATCCCCTTGAACCAAACCGCCTCATGCCACCCCACCACTGAACCTTGATTATAGAGATGATCCCACATCTTGGAAGTGGAGAAGGTGACTTTCGGCGCCTCATTGCCTATCTTCCAAAGAAACATATCTTTTTGTTCTGAGCTTTAAATGCCTTCCGGAGAGGGAAGACATTGTCTGAGCATTAACATAGGGTTCCTGCTTCTAGAACTCGTTAACCACCAGCCCCCTTGAGTAATATAATCCCTCACAACAGATTCTCTACTGAGGCCTGCGATTCTTGGCCCCGTTTCTCCAACAATCTCAATTAAAGGACCCATCATAGTCCAATTATCCTTCCAGAAATTAGCTGTAATTCCAGATTCCACTTCACATACCACAAATAGTCTAGCATCCTCCCTGATTTTGCACAACGATTTCCAAACCCAACTTCCATACTGAGAAAAGTCGAGATTCCAAAAATTTTGAGTACCGATAAGGTTCACTCTCACCCACGAGACCCACAGAGAACCCGCAGACGTAAACAAGAGCCATATCAGTTTGAGTCCAAGGATCCTATTCCAATCCTCAAACCTCTTGAGGCCCAGTCCTCCACATCTCTTGGAGGAACACACTGGCTCTCAAGCTACTCTTGCTCTTCTTGCTCCGCTAGGTGCTCCCTTCCATAGGAATCCATTATAGAGTTGTTCTAGCCTCCTTAAATAcccctttggtaataacaacaTTGAGGCTCAAAAGGTAATGGTAGCGTAGATAACAGACTTTAACAGCTCAAGCCGCCCTGCAAAGGATATATGCTTAACTGTCCATGAGGAAAGTCGagaataaattttgtaaacgaGCGGCTGATAATCTATTTTCCTCAGTATTTTTTGTAAGGGAACCCCTAAGTATCTGACCGGGAAGGAATCATGTTTGAGGCCATAAGCATCAGCAAtatctttgtttctctgaaaaTCACCACCATCAAAGAAAACTGCTATCTTCCATGATTGATGCCTAGACTTGAGACTTCGTAGAACTCATCGAGAAGGTGGAGTAGGCTCTGGAGGGATCTCTATATTCCATCAAAGAACAAGAGAATATCATCAGCGAAACTTAAATGGGTAATGAGTGGAGCCCCACACTTAGGTTGGACACCGAATGGCCATTCATTGATGCTATATCTAATGCCTTAGACAAAATGTCCATCGCCACCACAAACAATAGATAGGAAATCAGATCCCCCTGCCTCTGCCCCTTCTTCTCTGGAAAGCAATCCAACAACTCTCCATTTAATGCAATAATGAAGGTTGGAGTAGTTATACACTCTCTGATCCAAGCTATAAACACCTCTGGGACTTTCATTAACGCAAGAACATTGAGTAAGAAATTCCAGTTAACATTATCATATGCTTTCATCAAGTCGATTTGCAAGCACCCACGGGTAATGGGACCCTACTTAGGGAACCCCGAGATAAGCTTCGAAGATAGTAAGACGTTTTCGCACAGATACCTGCCCTTAACAAAGCCAACTTGATTGTTCAACACGACTTCGGGGACAAACATCTTTAACCGCTTCTTGAGAATTCTAGCCATCACTTTATAGACCGTTGACCAGTAAGAAACCAATTTGAATTTAGACAATCATCAGCGCCAATGACTTTGGGGTTAAGGGCAATCATGTTGAACTTTCTAAATAGTCTTCCTGAAATAAAGAATTCCTTAGCCGCAGCTAGAGAATCCTCCCCGACAACATCCCAAGCATCAATAAAGAACTCCACTAGGAAACCGTCCGAACATGGCGCCTTACATTTAGGCATAGAGaagaacatatttttttatctccACATTGGAGGGAATGCTAACCAAAGCCTCGGAAAGAGTAGCGGAACACCAGAAAAGCTGTAATTGACGAATGCCTTCAACTAAAAAAAGGAGAGACATCTCCATTAGCTGAGCCCAGTAGATTCTTAAAGAAATGCACTATCATTTCTTTGATATGTTCTATGTTGTGAATCCTGATACCGCTCGCATTGCGTAAGAATCTGATAGCATTTCAAGACCGGTTGGCTATGACAACTTTATGGAAAACCAAGTATTAGCATCACCTTCACTTAACCATCTGATTCGAGACTTGAGTTTGAAGAAATTTTCTTGAGCTGAAGCAAAGAATGACCACGATTCCCTAGCCTCATGTTCTGCTCTGATCAAACTCTCATCCGGCTGCGTGAGCATGGATCTCTGAATATTTTCTAACTCTGTAAGCGCATCCTTGGTTCTTTGTTGAATATTGCTAAAACCTTCTCTGTTAACCCGCCTGCAACATTCTTTTGGCCTTCCCATATTTTGTCCAAACATAAACATCTGAGAACCCACCATATTCTGATTGCTCCAAGTCTCTCTTAGGAATGGAAAGAAGTACACATGAGTAGACACAAAGGATAAATATTTAAAGCCTTTTCTGCCTGAGGTAGCCTCTGGGGACAATGAGATCAAGGCCGAAGAGTGGTTAGAGTCACCTAGAGGATCAAATATTGCAACTGATTCTGGAGACTTGCTCAGCCAAGATTGATTCACCAGCACCCTATCCAACTTCCGTAAAATGGGATGCTCTAGTCTCTCGTTCGACCAAGTATAAAAGGTACCTTTACTGCTGACATCCGAGAGGTTATTAAACTCGAGAAAAGACCTCAGCTCTTCCATACCCTTCAGAGGAAGATCGTATGGCACAATCGAGTAATGCTCATCAGCTGACAGAATCTGGTTGAGATCATCTGTAAGCACCCAGAGGATACGAGCTAACATAGGAGGAGGAACACACTTCTGAAAGGTCGCTCCATAACTGTCTCCATTGAACTTCACAATTAGAGGCATAGATGAATGCCACTGTGATACTCTCGGAAGTATCGAGATTGAAGACTCCGCATAACACAAACTGAGTTGAGTTCTTATATACAACCACTGAAATGGAGGGATCCCATACCACCCAAATCCTCCCTAACTTCGACAAAGAATAATTACACTCCGATCTCCAGCCTGGAAAGGCTGACTGCAAATACTATATGTGTCCTCGTCTCCAAAATACCTTCGATAAGGGGTCTATGACTAGTAACTCAATCCTTTATAACCCTCTGCCGAGAAAGACTATTAAACCCTCTGACATTCCATGAAAAATCTTCATTGTTTACAAACTCCAGAAAATGAGATTTGAACTGATGATTTCTACCACCCGAAGATAATCCATGGATGGAAGAAAACAACTGAGAAGTCACTACAGTAGGAGATGCACATGATAGAAGATCTTGCCGCCTCAGATTTTTCCTGGCATGCCTAACAGCTGCTAGCGAAGGCAACAACGATGCCTCATTATCCTCAACAGGAGGAACAACTCTCAACTGAAACCCTGAACCGATACTCTCCTCTGGAGAAAGCTTGGAGCCCTCAACAAGATCCTCCTCACTCAACTGAATAATAGACTTCTGAGGAAGAACAAAACTCTTTGAAAGCATCATAACGGTGGCTAAAAACTTTTCACTATGCTTCGAGCTAGTACCCCTTAAAACTTTCACACTATGCTTCTTTCTGCTGAGTAATATAAACAATTTCAACCTTCTCCCGTACCACCTCTTCGGACCCTTTTAACATCACTTCGGGATCCTTTATTGCTACCTGAGAGACATTGGGCTTCCCATTTTCTCCATGGAGGTtggagagtcttgggaaaatTCTTGAAACCTTTTTTTAAGTAGTGGTTCAGGACAGTAGTTAAGCAAGTGTCCAAATTTCTCACAATTACAACACTGAGGAGGAAATCTAGGATAGACGACATCTACCTTTACTGAGTATCCGAGAGAGTCACGAACTATCACTGTTGACGACGGCTGCACGTCAAGAGTTATCTCCACTTTTACCTTCGTATCACCAAAGTGAAATGGATCCAACATGGACTTCTCCATATGAATTGGTTGACTAATTCTATAGGCGATAATGCTTATACCATCTAACGATTTTAACTGGGGAGGAATGCCTTTCAATACCGCCTAAGTTGGAGCAGTCTCCAAATCTTCTGATTCCAGAGACACATCAAGAGTCCATGGGTATAATGATAAAGGAAAATTGGATATCTATGAATAGCCAACCTCAAGAACCCACTCCCGTAGCTGAACGGATGGAACGAAAATGAGACACGCCATATTCGAGACTGTACGAATGATGATATCTCCTTTCTTCCGCCAAATAGGGAGTTTCAGATCCGAGAAGATCTTGTCTGAGAAGGGCATGTGACCATGAAATTTGCAGAAAATGTGGTACTTCCATGTTTCTGAGGCTTGGAGGATCACTGAGGGTGGGGCTTGGACTACTAGAGTACCGTCCACTTCAAATGTCAGAGACGGAACTTTCCGGAGGTTTCTGAGAGAGAATTTGAAACGCTGAGCATATGACAGAATCCCGCTGTAGAAATTGTCGGTGGAATTGAATTGAGAACCAAACCATGAGATGAGTTCGAAGGGAGGACAAAAAGGGCCAAATTTCGCTCATTTGGTTGATCTGAAGTGAGATACAGAACTTGCAAACTCGAAGATATTAGAAGCGAcggaaataaataaatttcgaCAAACAGCATGAGAGCATCCCCATTAGGGGTTCACTCCCCAATCTCTCGcattttccaaaaaataaaaatatattataatatttatggaCCCTGAATCTGTCTTGCAGAAGTCTTTCATTGCAAACCCGTTTCACACTGTTTCGCGGGCTCCACACCACGTGGTGGCCCACGATTGATTcgattatttttatgtttattttaaaaaaaaaatcaaaaaaaaaataataatcaattttCTCGAGCCCCCTCCCTCTCCCCCAAATTTCACTAATGGAGATACTCTGAGGCCGCTATTGTTAAAGCGAAACCTTAAAAGGAAATCGGAAATGGTCACTAAAAGCTCCTCCTAGAtgagagaagaaaaaacttTTTTCGTTAACTTTTATActtataaaaagaaagaagagggtACTtagctttttcattttttttgttgtataaaAAAAAGATGCGATAATACGGGCTTTTGAATCAGACTATATAAAATACTGGTGATtaagaattaattttttttttttttaagatgtaAATTTCACGAGCTTTATACGTGAAACGAGGAATTTACACTAGACAATTTTCTGATCTTTAACGGGGAATACATACATTAGTTAAGCTAGTTCTGGCAAGACCGTAAAAATCTTggcgaatttttttttttttttggtgtaaatatCTTGGTGAATTTACCATTTATCTCTTCCTTAGGAAAGTTGCTGTTGACCTAATCTTTCAACGTAAATAGTAGTATAAATTTACTACGAACATTTGTGACCGTTTCATGCAGATTGACACGTGCGTGAAACCCGGGAAATGAATATTGCACCTCGTAATTAGGGAATTTGCATGCTGGCCCATCTCAAGTCCCACAACTTCTATGTCTATTCTttgtcaagaaaaaaatataacgatTCTGCTATTCTCAGTTTTGTTTTGCTTTCATCTGTTAGCAATATTACATTCAGTTCCAGTCTCCCATGAATTGCCGTGGGCGCTCTCCGATGAACTATGATGGCCAATATACACCGGTGGTGACCAACATGGACAAACCACGGACTCTCCCTCCGTTCCTCAAGAATTCTCGTAAGTAAACCGTAAACTATTAAAGTTGGTTCTTCATTTTAACCATTTTCCAAATTGGGAAGTTCTTGGAGATTGGTTGTGTAACAACATTTCAACCCTCAAGTTTGAATACTGATATGCATTAATTCTCTACTTGTGCTTTTATCCTTTTTCAGTATTCACCATTTTCCAGCTAGCTCCTCCTGCACTGCAAATACTAATTTCCACTTCTGCTTTTATTTATCTTCACCATATTCATATGTTTTTAGTTTTCCTGGAAAATCTCAGTTTCAACCGGAATATCTCAAAATCGCCGCGGTTCCTTGCTAGAATTTCAGCAATCGCTAAATCTGCATCACAGGTTTTGCCACACCCCTCatggtatgtttttttttttttctt encodes:
- the LOC111202995 gene encoding uncharacterized protein LOC111202995 — its product is MPLIVKFNGDSYGATFQKCVPPPMLARILWVLTDDLNQILSADEHYSIVPYDLPLKGMEELRSFLEFNNLSDVSSKGTFYTWSNERLEHPILRKLDRVLVNQSWLSKSPESVAIFDPLGDSNHSSALISLSPEATSGRKGFKYLSFVSTHVYFFPFLRETWSNQNMVGSQMFMFGQNMGRPKECCRRVNREGFSNIQQRTKDALTELENIQRSMLTQPDESLIRAEHEARESWSFFASAQENFFKLKSRIRWLSEGDANTWFSIKLS